The genome window GTAACATACCAACAATGATTATTGACCATAATAATTTATTTTTCATTATTCGATTCCTCCTCATAAATAAAGATTTCCTCTATAGTCATTCCGAAGTACCGTGCAATTTTAAATGCCAAAATAATAGATGGATTATATCTTCCATTTTCAAGGGATCCAATTGTTTGTCTTGATACTTCTAATGCAGCAGCAAGTTCCTCTTGTTTTATACCATTTTTTTTTCGTATTTCTTCCAATCTATTCTTCATGTTTATTCTCTTTCTTTTATGGGAAGATAAATTTCCATAATTGTAATAAAATAGTTCGTTCGTGTAAAGTTTACTTTCTCTTTTTAAAAAGCGCATATTTACACACCTTTTTTGAATTCGCATGCCTCATTGTTTAAGAGATAACTACCTCGTATAAATCAAGTGCCTAGACTTTGTGTATTTAAATATTCATAGTATTTCTGATATATAGTATAATAGAAAAAATTACATATATAGGAAATTTAATGAATTAAGGTGTGTTTTTGACATATATTTAAACAAATATTTTTCGTCAAGAACCACATAAAGTGATTTCACAAATTTAAAATACTAAGGAGATGTTGGAGAGTGAAAGAGAATATAGAAATGACAAATAAAGTGTATATTAATGATAATGATAGATATCCTGAATTCGAAAAAAATTTAAAAAGCTATTTTGATGAAGCGATTAGTAGTAGTAACAAATTATTTAAAACAAATGCTCAAGGTCTATTTGATTTGTATTTAGAAAATTTACCAGTAGAAGCTAAACAACATTATACTTGTAGCGCTTGTATACATTTCATTGAGCGATTTGGTGGTCTTGTAACGATTGATGAAAATGGCATTATTGCATCAGCTATGTGGGATGAGGATGTCACTCCTCCATTTTTTAAAGCTGCTGTTTCTGCAATGAAATCAGTAGTTTTAAACTCAAAAGTCATTGGTGTGTTTATTTCAGACTCACCAATATTAGGTTATCCTCGTACAGGAGAGTGGAATCATCTATCCGTTAAAGTCCCTGGAGAAATTGTGAATAGCTTTAGATTACAAACTGCGGGACAAGTGATGGCTGAGAAGTTAGAAGAATTCAAGATGCTAACCAATGCATTACTTGATTATTCTATCGAGACAGCTGAACAAGCAGTAGTTCTATTACAATCAGAAGCATTATACCGCTCAGATAGAGTATTAGGGGTTGCAGAATGGTTTAAAACATTGCATGAAAAACGTAATAGTGTAGGTAATAATAATCAGAAAACAAATATTGTTTGG of Lysinibacillus agricola contains these proteins:
- a CDS encoding helix-turn-helix transcriptional regulator; protein product: MKNRLEEIRKKNGIKQEELAAALEVSRQTIGSLENGRYNPSIILAFKIARYFGMTIEEIFIYEEESNNEK